The following coding sequences are from one Seonamhaeicola sp. ML3 window:
- a CDS encoding LptF/LptG family permease, producing MKILDWYILKRYLLTFTMMLLLFVPIGITVHLAEKIGKILDSEAPLPEVLQYFLDFTIYFANLLFPLFLFLSVIWFTSKLANNTEIVAFLSSGVSFTRFLRPYLIGATVVALFSLLLGMFLAPKASEGFNWFTYTYLKKNKKDRDNSNVFRQINDNEIIYVSSFDDNTNYGRNFTLEHFEDNKLSYKITATTIRYIEEDTIFKMSDYVKRTIGENEDVFERLTSKDTLFDFNVADLTPPIYAAEVLTYGKLKRFIEKEEARGSANVGRFKLVLYRKWSLPVSVFILTIIAVAVSSIKRRGGMGVNLALGICIAMVFVFFDKVFGVMAEQSDFPPLVAVWFPNVIFGILAGYLLYNAKR from the coding sequence ATGAAGATACTAGATTGGTATATATTAAAGCGGTATTTGCTAACATTTACTATGATGTTGCTCCTGTTCGTTCCCATTGGAATAACAGTACATCTTGCCGAAAAAATAGGAAAGATTCTAGATAGTGAAGCGCCACTGCCAGAAGTTTTGCAGTATTTCTTGGATTTCACCATTTATTTTGCAAATTTACTATTTCCGTTATTTCTATTCTTATCGGTGATTTGGTTTACCTCTAAACTTGCAAATAATACAGAAATTGTTGCTTTTTTAAGTTCTGGAGTATCCTTTACGCGTTTTTTACGGCCTTATTTAATTGGTGCTACAGTTGTAGCCCTTTTTTCTTTGCTTCTGGGTATGTTTTTGGCACCCAAAGCAAGTGAGGGCTTTAATTGGTTTACCTATACTTATCTTAAAAAGAATAAAAAAGATAGAGACAATAGTAATGTCTTCAGGCAGATTAACGACAACGAAATTATTTATGTGAGTAGTTTTGATGACAATACTAACTACGGACGTAATTTTACGCTAGAGCATTTCGAAGACAACAAATTAAGTTACAAAATAACAGCTACCACCATAAGGTATATTGAGGAAGATACAATATTCAAGATGAGTGATTATGTAAAAAGAACCATCGGAGAAAATGAAGATGTGTTTGAGCGGCTTACTTCCAAAGATACTTTATTCGATTTCAATGTAGCCGACTTAACCCCTCCAATTTACGCTGCTGAAGTTTTAACTTATGGTAAACTAAAACGCTTTATTGAAAAAGAAGAGGCAAGGGGGTCTGCTAATGTAGGGAGGTTTAAATTAGTGCTTTACAGAAAATGGAGTCTCCCCGTGTCTGTTTTTATTTTGACCATAATTGCTGTAGCGGTATCATCAATAAAAAGGAGAGGTGGCATGGGAGTGAATTTAGCTCTTGGGATATGTATCGCCATGGTTTTTGTTTTTTTCGACAAGGTTTTTGGTGTCATGGCAGAACAATCAGATTTCCCACCGTTGGTAGCAGTCTGGTTTCCTAATGTCATTTTTGGTATTTTAGCAGGATACCTTCTATATAATGCCAAACGCTAA
- a CDS encoding DMT family transporter codes for MPNAKNTLFRDTSHLKNYFHLHFLVFIAGFTAILGELISIKAIPLVWFRMVMAALLMLIYIRVKKVRLAINLKSFIKLSLAGIVIAAHWICFFGAIDEANISIALAMFSTGAFFASFLEPIIYKRKVIWYEILFGIIVIIGVFIITSSEIKYLSGIVLGISSAFFSSLFAVLNGSFLKKHTATVISFYEFLSGVIFISLYLVFFTNEFHQDFFNIGKSDYVYLFILASVCTAYAFIASVHVMKYISPYTVVLTYNLEPIYGILMAIILFPEKEKMTPSFYIGAIIILITVLFNGILKNSRRLKRKKLRG; via the coding sequence ATGCCAAACGCTAAGAATACCTTATTTCGTGACACCTCCCATCTTAAGAATTATTTTCATTTACATTTTTTAGTTTTTATTGCAGGTTTTACTGCTATTTTAGGAGAGCTTATCAGCATTAAAGCCATTCCTTTGGTTTGGTTTAGAATGGTTATGGCTGCCTTGTTAATGCTCATCTATATCAGGGTTAAAAAGGTTAGGCTTGCTATAAACTTAAAGTCGTTTATAAAACTATCATTAGCGGGTATTGTTATCGCTGCACATTGGATTTGCTTTTTTGGAGCTATAGATGAAGCTAACATATCTATAGCACTGGCCATGTTTTCCACAGGAGCATTTTTTGCTTCTTTTTTAGAACCCATAATTTACAAGAGGAAGGTGATATGGTATGAAATACTTTTTGGAATCATAGTTATAATAGGAGTATTCATAATAACAAGTAGTGAAATAAAATATCTCTCTGGAATCGTACTTGGAATTTCTTCTGCATTCTTTTCATCCTTATTTGCAGTGCTAAACGGTAGTTTTTTAAAAAAACATACGGCTACAGTAATTTCATTTTATGAATTTTTAAGTGGTGTAATCTTTATTAGTCTATACCTAGTATTTTTCACAAATGAGTTTCATCAAGATTTCTTTAATATTGGCAAATCAGACTATGTCTATCTTTTTATTTTAGCCTCGGTTTGTACGGCCTATGCTTTTATTGCTTCGGTTCATGTTATGAAATATATTAGTCCATACACAGTTGTTTTAACTTATAATTTAGAGCCAATTTATGGCATTTTAATGGCGATAATTCTATTTCCAGAAAAAGAGAAAATGACGCCGTCCTTCTACATAGGTGCAATAATTATACTCATAACAGTACTCTTTAACGGAATCCTCAAAAATTCAAGAAGACTAAAAAGAAAAAAACTTAGAGGTTAA
- a CDS encoding acetyl-CoA carboxylase carboxyltransferase subunit alpha — MEYLEFELPIKDLEEQLQKCEIIGKESEVDVSETCAQIEKKLKATRKDLYKNLTPWQRVQLSRHPNRPYTMDYITAICGGSFLELHGDRSFKDDKAMIGGLGKIGDQSFMFIGQQKGYNTKTRQYRNFGMANPEGYRKALRLMKMAEKFGIPVVTLLDTPGAYPGLEAEERGQGEAIARNILEMTRLEVPIITIIIGEGASGGALGIGVGDVVLMLENTWYSVISPESCSSILWRSWEYKEQAAEALKLTANDMKKLKLVDGIIKEPLGGAHRDREKTFATVSDTILKNYESLKNLSPKDLVSKRMDKYANMGVYKG, encoded by the coding sequence ATGGAATATTTAGAATTTGAACTTCCAATAAAAGATCTAGAGGAACAGCTTCAGAAGTGTGAAATTATTGGAAAGGAAAGTGAAGTAGATGTAAGCGAGACCTGTGCTCAAATAGAGAAGAAGTTAAAAGCAACACGAAAAGATTTATATAAAAACTTAACACCATGGCAGCGCGTTCAGTTGTCACGCCACCCCAATAGACCTTATACAATGGATTATATTACGGCCATTTGTGGGGGTTCTTTTTTAGAGTTACATGGTGACAGGAGCTTTAAAGATGATAAAGCCATGATTGGAGGCCTAGGGAAAATTGGTGACCAGAGTTTTATGTTCATAGGCCAACAAAAGGGTTACAATACAAAGACAAGACAATACCGAAATTTTGGAATGGCTAACCCAGAAGGGTATCGTAAGGCCCTTCGTTTGATGAAAATGGCAGAGAAGTTTGGTATTCCTGTAGTTACGCTTTTAGATACGCCAGGTGCCTATCCTGGTTTAGAAGCAGAAGAGCGTGGACAAGGTGAAGCTATTGCAAGAAATATTTTAGAAATGACCAGATTAGAAGTACCCATTATCACTATAATAATTGGTGAAGGAGCTTCAGGTGGTGCTTTAGGTATAGGTGTTGGTGATGTTGTGCTCATGTTAGAAAACACATGGTATTCCGTGATTTCTCCAGAATCTTGTTCTTCTATTTTGTGGCGCAGTTGGGAATACAAAGAGCAGGCCGCAGAGGCTTTAAAGCTTACTGCAAATGATATGAAGAAACTTAAATTGGTCGATGGTATTATCAAAGAACCATTAGGAGGAGCTCATAGAGATAGGGAAAAAACATTTGCAACAGTTAGTGATACCATTTTAAAAAATTATGAGTCATTGAAAAACTTATCACCAAAAGATTTAGTATCCAAACGTATGGATAAATATGCCAATATGGGTGTGTATAAAGGGTAA
- the dnaB gene encoding replicative DNA helicase: MKQPNQLQGYRVDKSTLINLEKGKIPPQAIDLEEVVLGAMMIDKKGVDEVIDILSPEAFYKEAHQCIFEAIFQLFENSEPIDLLTVSTQLKKNAKLEMVGGDFYLISLTQKVSSSAHIEFHARIILQKFIQRSLIKISNEIIEDSYDETKDVFDLLDKAESKLYEVTQGNIKKSSESAQELVIQAKKKIEEISNKEGLSGIPTGFTKLDKLTSGWQPSDLIIVAARPGMGKTALTLSMARNIAVDQNIPVAFFSLEMASVQLITRLISSETGLSSEKLRTGKLEKHEWEQLNVKVKGLEKAPLFIDDTPSLSIFDLRAKARRLSSQHGIKLIMIDYLQLMTGGSSHAGNREQEISMISRNLKALAKELNVPVIALSQLSRAVETRGGSKRPLLSDLRESGAIEQDADIVSFIYRPEYYKIDEWDDEERSPTEGQAEFIIAKHRNGGLENIRLKFLGHLGKFDNLDDFDSPFEFHSKMNAAANDDTFKSDDFKASPDQAFGSSFNDEDDSDVPF; this comes from the coding sequence ATGAAACAACCTAACCAGCTCCAAGGATATAGAGTAGATAAGAGTACTCTAATCAATTTAGAAAAAGGAAAAATACCTCCTCAAGCAATTGATTTAGAGGAAGTTGTGTTAGGTGCTATGATGATTGATAAGAAAGGTGTCGATGAAGTCATTGATATCTTAAGTCCAGAAGCATTTTATAAAGAAGCGCACCAATGTATTTTCGAGGCTATATTTCAACTCTTCGAAAATAGCGAACCAATAGACTTATTAACCGTTTCTACGCAATTAAAGAAAAATGCGAAGCTAGAGATGGTCGGAGGTGATTTTTACTTGATTTCCTTAACACAAAAGGTGTCTTCATCTGCGCATATCGAGTTTCATGCTCGCATTATTTTGCAGAAGTTCATACAGCGCAGTCTTATCAAAATTTCCAACGAAATTATAGAGGATTCTTACGATGAAACAAAAGATGTTTTCGATTTGTTGGATAAGGCAGAATCTAAATTATACGAGGTCACCCAGGGTAACATTAAAAAGTCTAGTGAATCTGCTCAAGAACTGGTAATTCAAGCAAAAAAGAAGATTGAAGAGATTTCTAATAAAGAAGGCTTAAGTGGTATTCCTACAGGCTTTACTAAACTTGATAAATTAACGTCTGGTTGGCAACCATCCGATTTAATTATCGTTGCTGCAAGACCAGGTATGGGTAAAACGGCATTGACGCTTTCAATGGCTAGGAATATTGCTGTAGATCAAAATATTCCTGTTGCCTTTTTCTCTTTAGAGATGGCTTCAGTGCAGTTAATTACCCGTTTAATTTCCAGTGAAACAGGTTTGTCTTCAGAAAAATTAAGAACCGGTAAGCTAGAGAAACATGAATGGGAGCAGCTAAACGTTAAGGTTAAAGGTCTAGAAAAAGCACCTCTGTTCATAGATGATACCCCTTCGCTTTCTATTTTCGACCTTAGGGCTAAAGCAAGGCGATTATCGTCTCAACATGGTATTAAATTGATCATGATTGATTATTTGCAGCTTATGACGGGGGGGAGTAGCCATGCCGGAAACAGGGAGCAAGAAATATCGATGATTTCGAGAAACTTAAAAGCGCTTGCAAAGGAATTGAACGTTCCTGTAATAGCACTATCTCAGTTATCGCGTGCTGTTGAAACCCGTGGTGGAAGTAAACGTCCGTTGTTATCAGATTTACGTGAATCTGGTGCTATCGAGCAAGATGCCGATATTGTAAGTTTTATTTACAGACCTGAATATTATAAAATCGATGAGTGGGATGATGAAGAACGCTCACCAACCGAAGGTCAGGCAGAATTCATAATTGCCAAGCACAGAAATGGTGGTTTAGAAAATATTAGGTTGAAGTTTTTAGGGCACCTTGGTAAGTTTGATAATCTAGACGATTTCGATTCGCCGTTCGAGTTCCATTCTAAAATGAATGCTGCTGCTAACGACGATACGTTTAAGTCTGATGATTTTAAAGCCAGCCCAGACCAGGCGTTTGGTAGTTCTTTCAATGATGAAGACGATAGCGACGTTCCGTTCTAA
- a CDS encoding asparagine synthetase B — protein MDVENQKNHLKAYGITYWVLKKELKVKWLLNYRGGSFLIPDTEAIQKECQIRGVSFEVISNTMAETILEDIASPSKNMEAVVLEKAPKIAVYTPKGKLPWDDAVTMVLKYAEIPYETVYDEEVLNDNLLLYDWLHLHHEDFTGQYGKFYGMYRAASWYIEEKKTAEALAAKLGYSKVSEQKLDVALKIRDYVVGGGFMFAMCSATDSFDIALSAEGTDICEPMFDGDGSSPSYQNKIDYSKTFAFENFILERSPLIYEFSSIDMTRRRSVSRTTDYFTLMEFSAKWDPVPTMLCQNHTALVKGFMGQTTSFSREEIKSNVLVLGENKINGEAKYIHGIKGKGFFTFYGGHDPEDYQHRVGDSKTELDLHPTSPGYRLILNNVLFPAARKKKQKT, from the coding sequence ATGGATGTCGAGAATCAAAAGAATCATTTAAAAGCTTATGGCATTACCTATTGGGTGCTAAAAAAAGAGTTAAAAGTGAAGTGGTTACTTAACTACAGAGGAGGTTCTTTTTTAATTCCGGATACCGAAGCAATTCAAAAGGAGTGTCAAATACGAGGTGTTTCTTTCGAGGTGATATCTAACACTATGGCCGAAACGATTTTGGAGGATATTGCAAGCCCCAGTAAGAACATGGAAGCCGTAGTTTTAGAAAAAGCGCCTAAAATTGCAGTATATACACCAAAAGGAAAGCTCCCATGGGATGACGCTGTTACCATGGTTTTGAAATATGCTGAAATTCCTTATGAAACGGTCTACGATGAGGAAGTATTAAATGATAATTTATTGCTTTACGATTGGCTACACCTTCACCATGAAGATTTTACCGGTCAATACGGTAAATTTTATGGCATGTACAGAGCAGCCTCATGGTATATAGAAGAAAAGAAGACAGCAGAAGCTTTAGCAGCTAAGTTAGGCTATTCTAAAGTATCTGAACAAAAGCTCGATGTAGCTTTGAAAATAAGGGATTATGTAGTTGGAGGAGGGTTTATGTTCGCCATGTGTAGTGCTACCGATAGTTTTGATATTGCCCTATCGGCCGAAGGTACTGATATCTGTGAACCTATGTTCGATGGTGACGGCAGTTCGCCAAGCTATCAAAACAAAATAGACTATTCCAAAACATTTGCCTTTGAAAATTTTATACTAGAACGCAGTCCGCTTATCTATGAGTTTTCATCTATAGATATGACAAGAAGACGGAGTGTGTCCAGAACAACAGATTATTTTACACTTATGGAATTTTCTGCAAAATGGGATCCAGTGCCTACCATGTTGTGTCAAAACCATACGGCATTGGTAAAAGGGTTTATGGGGCAGACGACTTCTTTTTCTAGAGAGGAAATTAAGTCCAATGTTTTGGTTCTTGGTGAAAATAAGATAAATGGCGAAGCCAAATACATTCATGGTATAAAAGGAAAAGGGTTTTTTACTTTTTATGGTGGTCATGATCCTGAGGATTATCAGCATAGGGTAGGAGATTCTAAAACAGAGTTAGATTTACACCCCACATCTCCCGGTTACCGTCTCATACTAAATAATGTATTATTTCCTGCTGCTAGAAAAAAGAAGCAGAAAACCTAA
- a CDS encoding secondary thiamine-phosphate synthase enzyme YjbQ, which yields MKFFQEQIRLTPYPRGFHLITDDVLRAVPNIKDIKIGNLQVFIKHTSASLTINENADYTVRTDFESHFNKMVPENAPYYEHTYEGSDDMPAHIKASLLGASVQIPITNGKPNLGIWQGIYLCEHRNYGGARNLVVTIFGE from the coding sequence ATGAAATTTTTTCAAGAACAAATAAGATTAACTCCCTATCCTAGAGGTTTTCATTTAATTACAGATGACGTATTAAGAGCAGTCCCAAATATCAAGGATATCAAGATTGGGAACCTTCAGGTTTTTATTAAGCATACTTCTGCAAGTTTAACTATTAACGAAAATGCTGACTATACAGTGAGAACAGACTTTGAAAGTCATTTTAATAAGATGGTTCCAGAGAATGCACCATATTATGAGCACACTTATGAAGGTTCAGACGATATGCCTGCGCATATAAAAGCCTCTTTGTTGGGAGCTTCGGTTCAAATTCCTATAACCAATGGCAAACCTAATTTGGGAATTTGGCAAGGTATCTACTTGTGTGAACATAGGAATTATGGCGGGGCTAGGAACTTGGTGGTTACTATTTTTGGAGAATAA